From Diceros bicornis minor isolate mBicDic1 chromosome 21, mDicBic1.mat.cur, whole genome shotgun sequence, the proteins below share one genomic window:
- the PABPC1 gene encoding polyadenylate-binding protein 1, with the protein MNPSAPSYPMASLYVGDLHPDVTEAMLYEKFSPAGPILSIRVCRDMITRRSLGYAYVNFQQPADAERALDTMNFDVIKGKPVRIMWSQRDPSLRKSGVGNIFIKNLDKSIDNKALYDTFSAFGNILSCKVVCDENGSKGYGFVHFETQEAAERAIEKMNGMLLNDRKVFVGRFKSRKEREAELGARAKEFTNVYIKNFGEDMDDERLKDLFGKFGPALSVKVMTDESGKSKGFGFVSFERHEDAQKAVDEMNGKELNGKQIYVGRAQKKVERQTELKRKFEQMKQDRITRYQGVNLYVKNLDDGIDDERLRKEFSPFGTITSAKVMMEGGRSKGFGFVCFSSPEEATKAVTEMNGRIVATKPLYVALAQRKEERQAHLTNQYMQRMASVRAVPNPVINPYQPAPPSGYFMAAIPQTQNRAAYYPPSQIAQLRPSPRWTAQGARPHPFQNMPGAIRPAAPRPPFSTMRPASSQVPRVMSTQRVANTSTQTMGPRPAAAAAAATPAVRTVPQYKYAAGVRNPQQHLNAQPQVTMQQPAVHVQGQEPLTASMLASAPPQEQKQMLGERLFPLIQAMHPTLAGKITGMLLEIDNSELLHMLESPESLRSKVDEAVAVLQAHQAKEAAQKAVNSAAGVPTV; encoded by the exons ATGAACCCCAGCGCCCCGAGCTACCCCATGGCCTCGCTTTACGTGGGGGACCTGCACCCCGACGTGACCGAGGCGATGCTCTACGAGAAGTTCAGCCCGGCCGGGCCCATCCTCTCCATCCGGGTCTGCAGGGACATGATCACCCGCCGCTCCTTGGGCTACGCGTATGTGAACTTCCAGCAGCCGGCGGACG cggagcgtgctttGGACACCATGAATTTTGACGTTATAAAGGGCAAGCCAGTACGCATCATGTGGTCTCAGCGTGATCCATCACTTCGCAAAAGTGGAGTGGGCAacatattcattaaaaatttggACAAATCCATTGATAATAAAGCACTGTATGATACATTTTCTGCTTTTGGTAACATCCTTTCATGTAAG GTGGTTTGTGATGAAAATGGTTCCAAAGGCTATGGATTTGTACATTTTGAGACACAGGAAGCAGCTGAAAGAGCTATCGAAAAAATGAACGGGATGCTTCTAAATGATCGCAAAGT ATTTGTTGGACGATTTAAGTCTCGTAAAGAGCGAGAAGCAGAACTTGGAGCTAGGGCAAAAGAGTTCACCAATGTTTACATCAAGAATTTTGGAGAAGACATGGATGACGAGCGCCTTAAGGATCTCTTTGGCAAGTTTG gacCTGCCTTAAGTGTGAAAGTAATGACTGATGAAAGTGGGAAATCCAAAGGTTTTGGATTTGTAAGCTTCGAAAGGCATGAAGATGCACAGAAA GCTGTGGATGAGATGAATGGAAAGGAGCTCAATGGAAAACAAATTTATGTTGGTCGAGCTCAGAAAAAAGTGGAACGGCAGACGGAACTTAAGCGCAAATTTGAACAGATGAAGCAAGATAGGATCACCAGATACCAG ggTGTTAACCTTTATGTGAAAAATCTGGATGATGGTATTGATGATGAACGTCTCCGGAAAGAGTTTTCTCCATTTGGTACAATCACTAGTGCAAAG gttATGATGGAGGGTGGTCGCAGCAAAGGGTTTGGTTTTGTATGTTTCTCCTCCCCCGAAGAAGCCACTAAAGCAGTTACAGAAATGAACGGTAGAATTGTGGCCACCAAGCCATTGTATGTAGCTTTAGCTCAGCGCAAAGAAGAGCGCCAGGCTCACCTCACTAACCAGTATATGCAGAGAATGGCTAGCGTAAGAGCTGTGCCCAACCCCGTAATCAACCCCTACCAGCCAGCACCTCCTTCAGGTTACTTCATGGCAGCTATCCCACAG ACTCAGAACCGTGCTGCATACTATCCTCCTAGCCAAATTGCTCAACTAAGACCAAGTCCTCGCTGGACTGCTCAGGGTGCCAGACCTCATC CATTCCAAAATATGCCCGGTGCTATCCGCCCAGCCGCTCCTAGGCCACCATTTAGTACTATGAGACCAGCTTCTTCACAGGTTCCACGAGTCATGTCGACACAGCGTGTTG CTAACACATCAACACAGACAATGGGTCCACgtcctgcagctgctgctgctgcagctaCTCCTGCTGTCCGCACCGTTCCCCAGTATAAGTATGCTGCGGGAGTTCGCAATCCTCAGCAACATCTTAATGCGCAGCCGCAAGTTACCATGCAGCAG CCTGCTGTTCATGTACAAGGTCAGGAGCCTTTGACTGCTTCCATGTTGGCATCTGCCCCTCCTCAAGAGCAAAAGCAAATGTTGG GTGAACGGCTCTTTCCTCTAATTCAAGCCATGCACCCTACTCTTGCTGGTAAAATCACTGGCATGTTGTTGGAGATTGATAATTCAGAACTTCTTCATATGCTTGAGTCTCCAGAGTCTCTCCGTTCTAAA GTTGATGAAGCTGTAGCTGTACTACAAGCCCACCAAGCTAAAGAGGCTGCCCAGAAAGCAGTTAACAGTGCCGCTGGTGTTCCAACTGTTTAA